A stretch of Myxococcus hansupus DNA encodes these proteins:
- a CDS encoding DUF4105 domain-containing protein, with product MTNLAMFVALLLCPWGAFASAALPQGFGVSPEALRVKVVTFGAGTAAHERFGHTALWLEDTHLGADVLYSYGMTAHQEGPPFAFLMRRQAFWAARLPVASTFAGYERKGRSIRVQELRLAPDAKGRLLALLERDVRPEHRDYAYHPTDHNCATRVRNVLDEALGGALRKAAEGPAEATWREHLRRQTAGAPGVSVLLLTWVNGVMDAPRSRWEEAFMPEPLSRWLDTLSSPEDGHGQGALVTLRYDVQPSRLSSVMNTHPSRLFALGLALASGAVLLGARRTRSAGRVLLGLYHALFGLVAGSMGMLGLGLTLLSEHAALRGNVNLLLFNPLALGLVPLGIGVALGRQWAERWARAWVLVLLAGAGLVAGLAGLRVLGQDVREPLALALPILLGLGVGWWMPPRRASHLLALQRG from the coding sequence ATGACGAACCTCGCCATGTTCGTGGCGCTGCTCCTGTGTCCATGGGGGGCCTTCGCCAGCGCCGCGCTGCCCCAGGGCTTTGGAGTGAGCCCCGAGGCCTTGCGCGTCAAGGTCGTGACGTTCGGCGCGGGGACGGCGGCGCATGAGCGCTTCGGGCACACCGCGCTGTGGCTGGAGGACACGCACCTGGGCGCCGACGTCCTCTACAGCTACGGGATGACGGCGCACCAGGAGGGGCCGCCGTTCGCGTTCTTGATGCGCCGTCAGGCCTTCTGGGCCGCCAGACTGCCCGTGGCCAGCACGTTCGCGGGCTACGAACGCAAGGGGCGCTCCATCCGGGTCCAGGAGCTGCGGCTCGCGCCGGACGCGAAGGGACGGCTGTTGGCCCTGCTGGAGCGTGACGTGCGCCCCGAGCACCGGGACTACGCCTATCACCCGACAGACCACAACTGCGCCACGCGGGTGCGCAACGTGTTGGACGAAGCCCTGGGCGGCGCGCTCCGGAAGGCGGCCGAGGGCCCCGCGGAGGCCACCTGGCGCGAGCACCTCCGGCGGCAGACCGCTGGCGCTCCTGGTGTGAGCGTCCTGCTGCTCACGTGGGTGAACGGCGTCATGGATGCTCCGAGGAGCCGCTGGGAGGAGGCGTTCATGCCCGAGCCCTTGTCCCGGTGGCTCGACACACTCTCCAGTCCGGAAGACGGACACGGCCAGGGGGCGCTCGTCACCCTCCGCTACGACGTCCAACCATCGCGGCTGTCTTCCGTCATGAACACCCACCCCTCGCGCCTGTTCGCCCTGGGGCTGGCCCTGGCCAGCGGCGCGGTGCTGCTGGGTGCGAGGAGGACAAGGTCGGCCGGGCGCGTCCTCCTCGGCCTGTACCACGCGCTGTTCGGGCTGGTGGCGGGGAGCATGGGGATGCTCGGCCTGGGGCTGACGCTCCTCTCCGAGCACGCCGCGCTGCGCGGCAACGTGAACCTCCTGCTGTTCAATCCGCTCGCCCTCGGGTTGGTTCCGCTCGGCATCGGCGTGGCGCTGGGGCGTCAGTGGGCGGAGCGGTGGGCCAGGGCCTGGGTGCTGGTGCTCCTGGCAGGCGCGGGACTCGTGGCGGGCCTGGCGGGCCTGCGTGTCCTCGGGCAGGACGTCCGTGAGCCCCTGGCGCTGGCGCTGCCGATTCTGCTGGGACTTGGCGTGGGGTGGTGGATGCCGCCGCGCCGTGCGAGCCACCTCCTGGCGCTCCAGCGTGGCTGA
- a CDS encoding LysR family transcriptional regulator, with amino-acid sequence MLESVTIDQLRTLHAAAEEGSFSAATRKLGQGQPAVSQAMQRLEKQLGLRLFDRSGRVPRLTAKGEAVVAAAQRLHEDITSLQAVVGRLKSGEEQKEALLRRAERPFPGSRRTGRPVERLPAARLVTPNDGHIG; translated from the coding sequence GTGCTTGAGAGCGTCACCATCGACCAGCTCCGCACGCTCCACGCTGCGGCCGAGGAGGGCAGCTTCTCCGCGGCGACTCGGAAGCTCGGCCAGGGGCAGCCCGCCGTCAGTCAGGCCATGCAGCGGCTGGAGAAGCAGCTCGGCCTGCGCCTCTTCGACCGGAGCGGGCGCGTCCCGCGTCTGACGGCGAAGGGCGAAGCCGTCGTCGCGGCGGCGCAGCGACTCCACGAGGACATCACCTCGCTCCAGGCGGTGGTGGGCCGGCTCAAGAGTGGCGAGGAACAGAAGGAGGCGCTGCTTCGCAGAGCCGAAAGGCCATTTCCCGGATCCCGAAGGACTGGCCGCCCGGTGGAACGACTACCAGCAGCGCGTCTGGTCACTCCAAATGATGGGCACATTGGATGA
- a CDS encoding DUF1552 domain-containing protein, translating to MFSRRTVLKGMAAGLFAPYFRDVYAQSSALPARLVLVLECNGVYPRALLSTDTRAALGGRANTSDRLFWDAYKDTPLVREGDNLASAVSLGPLAASSGNIDLVNRSAVLLGLSNLIAGGGHSSGTGGLSCAVNGAGATFDAVIAPRLRRGAPFDVLRLGTSSARVSIVYETCALGPRKPAGIIVNPSLAFDSTFGSLLGGSTNGRDRKMLFDFALADSRKALAEFSGNSNERLKLERYVSSLESLRTREDQLEGMANRVRPYLPPAPRDNPLITSAGSPPDSLKWFEAQFQIATAALLGGLTNTVVLATGTSGFDVAYGPDVTDIPRHSLQHGLDAGQNWDRVAEITRRHVQLVANLARTLAATPEVGASGSMLDHTAIVFMSDNGEQHHSTSREWPKLVVGGNALGLKTDGRTVVYPKYDAARNRQVSNLFNTLGHAFGDADFNTFGQEGSTRIAPGPLSELYG from the coding sequence ATGTTCTCGCGACGAACCGTCCTGAAGGGCATGGCCGCCGGCCTCTTCGCGCCCTACTTCCGCGACGTCTACGCCCAGTCGTCAGCGTTGCCGGCGCGCCTGGTGCTGGTCCTCGAGTGCAATGGCGTCTACCCCCGCGCGCTCCTGAGCACGGACACCCGCGCGGCGCTGGGGGGGCGCGCCAACACCTCCGACCGCCTCTTCTGGGACGCGTACAAGGACACGCCGCTGGTGCGTGAGGGCGACAACCTCGCCAGCGCGGTAAGTCTCGGGCCGCTGGCGGCGTCTTCCGGCAACATCGACCTGGTGAACCGCTCCGCCGTGCTGCTGGGGCTCTCGAACCTCATCGCGGGCGGCGGGCACTCCAGCGGGACGGGCGGGCTGAGCTGCGCGGTGAACGGCGCGGGCGCGACCTTCGACGCGGTGATTGCACCTCGCCTGCGCCGAGGTGCACCGTTCGACGTGCTGCGCCTGGGCACCAGCTCCGCGCGCGTGTCCATCGTATACGAGACCTGCGCGCTCGGACCCCGCAAGCCCGCGGGCATCATCGTCAACCCATCGCTCGCGTTCGACAGCACCTTCGGCTCGCTGCTCGGCGGCTCGACGAACGGGCGCGATCGCAAGATGCTCTTCGACTTCGCGCTGGCCGACTCACGGAAGGCGCTGGCGGAGTTCAGCGGCAACTCCAACGAGCGGCTGAAGCTGGAGCGCTACGTCTCCTCGCTCGAGTCGCTGCGCACGCGGGAGGACCAGCTCGAAGGCATGGCGAACCGCGTGCGGCCCTACCTGCCACCGGCGCCGAGGGACAACCCGCTCATCACCAGCGCGGGCTCGCCGCCCGACTCGCTGAAGTGGTTCGAGGCACAGTTCCAAATCGCCACGGCGGCCCTCCTGGGCGGGCTGACGAATACGGTGGTGCTGGCGACGGGGACCTCGGGCTTCGACGTGGCCTACGGCCCGGACGTGACCGACATCCCGCGACACAGCCTGCAGCACGGCTTGGATGCGGGGCAGAACTGGGATCGCGTCGCCGAAATCACCCGTCGTCACGTGCAACTGGTGGCGAACCTGGCGAGGACGCTGGCCGCCACGCCCGAGGTCGGCGCGAGCGGCTCGATGTTGGACCACACCGCGATTGTCTTCATGTCCGACAACGGCGAGCAGCACCATTCGACCTCGCGTGAGTGGCCGAAGCTCGTGGTGGGCGGCAACGCGCTGGGCCTGAAGACCGACGGGCGCACGGTCGTGTACCCCAAGTACGACGCGGCCCGGAACCGGCAGGTCTCGAACCTCTTCAACACGCTCGGCCACGCGTTCGGAGACGCGGACTTCAACACCTTCGGACAGGAGGGCAGCACGCGCATCGCGCCAGGACCGCTGAGCGAGCTGTATGGCTGA
- a CDS encoding DUF1588 domain-containing protein, with product MNRVLLLAGLLSLVACKGSIEPNTNDGGTNNPGEPGENLGAACVVQSVLAERCASCHGAMPTQGATMPLRTLHDMRVSSVMDGSLSNAQRALIRMRDDASPMPPASHERASAAELAALETWIGEGMPLCNGTGGPSVTVVPEPNLLDQSVLFSCTEGVRSDAPTRIRRLNRREFTRNVGGSVERSWTGFSFYDNPLDPSAIEQYSSWATDETLDEATVELFLPVVGAAASPWTMNYPDGNRMERVYTDRRFGCMFNDANPSDTCKRFHLGQMLEFGVFFRPPTEDELTRLTDFATTVIAQEPSHSPRNRADSITRISNAAWMMTGALFRREMGAEPSDGRVELSSLELGSQLAYALAGRAPSATPSFVWPHYSAPLEGHLADVATAAKDGSLKQDAATTALIEKYLGGVDAHQNGTPRFDLVQDYNETQRSKRGQYWLGDGVAGFFREWLGYAHVAAVFKESPAATSRFELEGLGYISSVSYDNLLTNFHPLEPTFIQQFDDLIARVVVEDRDVLANLLTTRTFYVPSMQQAAYDSHRGLSHPYNVSEILPATVEGRWKTLPATERAGVLTHPVWLAAHGGNFEDDPSIVHRGKWVRENLLCGFVPPLSSVQVAAQVGAHAADKNARRRLQEATAGSQCQGCHRLMEPLGFPFEIYNHAGFLRARDRSPTGGWTTPDGSSTLTSMPEPGLNGPVRDAVELSERLATSRHVKRCFMRQTFRYFMGRPENPSDACTLTQMERAYDENNGSFSKMLTTLMTSDTWKTRRVPQAGE from the coding sequence ATGAACCGCGTCCTCCTGCTGGCCGGACTGTTGAGCCTCGTTGCGTGCAAGGGCTCCATCGAGCCAAACACCAACGACGGCGGCACCAACAACCCAGGGGAGCCAGGAGAGAACCTTGGCGCCGCGTGCGTGGTGCAGTCGGTGCTTGCCGAGCGCTGCGCAAGCTGTCACGGCGCGATGCCGACCCAAGGGGCGACGATGCCGCTGCGCACCCTGCACGACATGCGGGTGAGTTCGGTGATGGATGGGAGTCTCAGTAACGCCCAGCGCGCGCTCATCCGCATGCGCGACGACGCGTCTCCGATGCCGCCGGCCTCGCATGAGCGCGCGAGCGCAGCCGAGCTCGCCGCGCTCGAGACCTGGATTGGAGAGGGGATGCCCCTCTGCAATGGCACGGGCGGCCCGTCCGTGACCGTGGTGCCCGAGCCCAACCTGCTCGATCAGTCCGTGCTCTTCAGTTGCACCGAAGGCGTGCGCTCGGATGCGCCGACGCGCATCCGCCGCTTGAACCGGCGCGAGTTCACCCGCAACGTCGGTGGCTCGGTCGAACGAAGCTGGACCGGGTTCAGCTTCTACGACAACCCGCTCGATCCCAGCGCCATCGAGCAATACAGCTCCTGGGCCACGGACGAGACGCTGGACGAGGCCACGGTGGAGCTCTTCCTGCCGGTGGTCGGCGCGGCCGCCTCGCCGTGGACGATGAACTACCCGGATGGCAACCGGATGGAGCGTGTCTACACCGACAGACGCTTCGGCTGCATGTTCAACGACGCGAACCCGAGCGACACCTGCAAGCGCTTCCACCTGGGCCAGATGCTCGAGTTCGGCGTCTTCTTCCGCCCGCCCACCGAGGATGAGCTCACGCGCCTCACCGACTTCGCGACCACGGTCATCGCGCAGGAGCCGAGCCACTCCCCACGAAACCGCGCGGACTCCATCACGCGGATCTCCAACGCCGCGTGGATGATGACCGGCGCCCTGTTCCGCCGCGAGATGGGCGCCGAGCCGTCCGACGGTCGCGTGGAGCTGAGCAGCCTCGAGCTGGGCTCGCAGCTCGCCTACGCGCTGGCGGGGCGCGCACCCTCGGCGACGCCGAGCTTCGTGTGGCCGCACTACTCCGCGCCCCTCGAAGGGCACCTGGCGGACGTGGCGACCGCCGCGAAGGATGGCTCGCTCAAGCAGGATGCGGCGACCACCGCCCTGATTGAGAAGTACCTGGGCGGCGTCGACGCCCACCAGAACGGGACCCCGCGCTTCGATCTGGTGCAGGACTACAACGAGACGCAGCGCTCCAAGCGCGGGCAGTACTGGCTGGGTGACGGCGTGGCAGGCTTCTTCCGCGAGTGGCTCGGCTACGCGCACGTGGCCGCGGTGTTCAAGGAGTCCCCGGCCGCGACCTCGCGCTTCGAACTCGAGGGGCTCGGCTACATCAGCTCGGTCTCGTACGACAACCTGCTCACCAACTTCCATCCGCTGGAGCCGACCTTCATCCAGCAGTTCGACGACCTGATTGCGCGGGTGGTCGTCGAGGACCGGGACGTGCTGGCGAACCTGCTCACCACGCGCACCTTCTACGTGCCCTCCATGCAGCAGGCGGCGTACGACTCGCACAGGGGCCTCTCGCACCCCTACAACGTCAGCGAGATTCTCCCGGCGACCGTCGAGGGCCGCTGGAAGACGCTGCCTGCCACCGAGCGCGCGGGCGTGCTGACCCACCCGGTGTGGCTGGCCGCGCACGGCGGCAACTTCGAGGACGATCCGTCCATCGTCCACCGCGGCAAATGGGTGCGCGAGAACCTCCTGTGCGGCTTCGTCCCACCGCTCAGCAGCGTGCAGGTGGCAGCCCAGGTTGGCGCTCACGCCGCCGACAAGAACGCGCGCCGCCGACTGCAGGAGGCGACGGCCGGGTCACAGTGTCAGGGCTGCCACCGCTTGATGGAGCCGCTCGGATTCCCCTTCGAGATCTACAACCACGCGGGCTTCCTGCGCGCGCGGGATCGCTCGCCCACCGGAGGCTGGACCACGCCGGACGGAAGCTCGACGCTCACGTCGATGCCGGAACCCGGGCTGAACGGCCCGGTGCGCGACGCGGTGGAGTTGAGCGAGCGACTGGCGACCTCGCGGCACGTGAAACGCTGCTTCATGCGACAGACCTTCCGCTACTTCATGGGCCGCCCGGAGAACCCGAGCGACGCCTGTACGCTGACGCAGATGGAGCGGGCCTATGATGAGAACAATGGCTCGTTCTCCAAGATGCTGACCACGCTGATGACCAGCGACACCTGGAAGACGCGGCGTGTGCCGCAGGCTGGAGAGTGA
- a CDS encoding transposase: protein MGLKIAEIFLLVSIVVSPVIVVAAIVWAIVALMRRQKRSAQPQELTAERGRFSTMQKKEAVLRVLKGEEPGALSRELGVAAAVLSEWREMFVAGAEANLKRREPEPTDDEVLRLKAMVGELMLKNEMLAEKARLLEGNAQGMPLRK, encoded by the coding sequence ATGGGACTGAAAATCGCTGAGATTTTCCTGCTGGTCAGCATCGTTGTGTCACCCGTGATTGTGGTTGCCGCCATCGTGTGGGCAATCGTCGCCTTGATGAGGCGCCAAAAGCGGAGTGCCCAGCCGCAGGAGTTGACGGCGGAGCGTGGTCGGTTCTCGACGATGCAAAAGAAGGAAGCGGTGCTCCGGGTGCTCAAGGGCGAGGAGCCTGGCGCGCTGTCACGGGAGCTGGGCGTCGCCGCGGCGGTGCTGAGCGAGTGGCGGGAGATGTTCGTGGCTGGGGCCGAGGCCAACCTCAAGCGTCGCGAACCGGAGCCGACAGACGATGAGGTGCTGCGCCTGAAGGCGATGGTGGGCGAGTTGATGCTGAAGAACGAGATGCTCGCCGAGAAGGCCCGCCTCTTGGAGGGCAATGCGCAGGGGATGCCCTTGAGGAAGTGA
- a CDS encoding S28 family serine protease, which translates to MRSGLKRNGAGLAVGGLLGAWLLACGGSTTEGMRSLEQGTAPAQVSVDLSSADIRTRLEAIDGLTLLSEVEANGFRFFTMDFEQPVDHLRPWGPRFPQRVTLMHRSVDAPMVLDTEGSTIYAEPVPAEPTDLIQGNQLTVEHRFFGTSRPAGALDWRKLTVWQSAADAHRLVEVFKPLYGERWLSTGVFKGGTAALAHRFFFPNDVHATVTYAAHHNRGLHDARHGRYVLTKVGDAACRQQLASLQYAALTRRDELLPLMNGYDAQGFTFGVLGKDRALEFGIIEAPFVFWQFYGAAGTCDALPSPEGSAEALFGFFSYVSMMEFTFSDQALEASAPLYYQGATQLGGPGYPEVHLRPLLRYAGEHIPTRFPPGGVRKTYEPWSMGLVESWTRFEAKRVLLVYGDLSPWAASAFSTTPGNDAYRVIADDSIGFYGTLGALPEPQRSFLLGRLSEWADAPVQVPTGGAALRRHDASDAHMKAYRAR; encoded by the coding sequence ATGCGCAGCGGGCTGAAGCGGAACGGAGCGGGGCTCGCGGTGGGCGGCCTGCTCGGCGCATGGTTGCTCGCCTGTGGTGGCTCGACGACGGAGGGCATGCGTTCCCTGGAGCAGGGGACCGCGCCCGCGCAGGTGTCCGTGGACCTGTCGAGCGCGGACATCCGCACCCGGCTGGAGGCCATCGACGGGCTCACCCTCCTGAGCGAGGTCGAGGCCAACGGGTTCCGCTTCTTCACGATGGACTTCGAGCAGCCCGTGGACCACCTGCGTCCCTGGGGCCCGCGCTTCCCGCAGCGCGTGACGCTGATGCACCGCTCGGTGGATGCGCCCATGGTGCTCGACACCGAGGGCTCCACCATCTACGCGGAGCCCGTCCCCGCCGAGCCCACCGACCTGATTCAGGGCAACCAGCTCACGGTGGAGCACCGCTTCTTCGGCACCTCGCGGCCGGCCGGCGCCCTGGACTGGCGGAAGCTGACGGTGTGGCAGTCCGCGGCGGATGCGCACCGGCTCGTCGAGGTCTTCAAGCCGCTCTACGGTGAACGCTGGCTGTCCACGGGCGTCTTCAAGGGCGGCACCGCGGCCCTGGCGCATCGCTTCTTCTTCCCCAACGACGTCCACGCCACGGTGACGTACGCGGCGCACCACAACCGGGGGCTCCACGACGCGCGCCACGGGCGCTACGTCCTCACGAAGGTGGGAGACGCGGCGTGCCGCCAGCAGCTCGCGTCGCTCCAGTACGCCGCGCTGACCCGGCGCGACGAGCTGCTGCCCCTGATGAATGGCTATGACGCCCAGGGCTTCACCTTCGGCGTGCTGGGGAAGGACCGCGCTCTCGAGTTCGGCATCATCGAGGCGCCCTTCGTCTTCTGGCAGTTCTACGGCGCGGCCGGGACGTGTGATGCGCTGCCCTCGCCGGAGGGGAGCGCGGAGGCGCTGTTCGGCTTCTTCAGCTACGTCTCCATGATGGAGTTCACCTTCTCCGACCAGGCCCTGGAGGCGTCGGCGCCGCTCTACTACCAGGGCGCCACGCAGCTCGGCGGCCCCGGCTACCCGGAGGTGCACCTGCGGCCGCTGCTGCGCTACGCGGGGGAGCACATCCCCACGCGTTTCCCTCCAGGGGGTGTGCGCAAGACGTACGAGCCGTGGTCCATGGGACTGGTGGAGTCGTGGACGCGCTTCGAGGCGAAGCGGGTGTTGCTCGTCTACGGCGACTTGAGCCCCTGGGCCGCGAGCGCCTTCAGCACCACGCCGGGCAACGACGCCTACCGCGTCATCGCCGACGACAGCATCGGCTTCTACGGCACGCTGGGCGCGCTGCCGGAGCCGCAGCGCAGCTTCCTGCTGGGCCGGCTGTCGGAGTGGGCGGACGCCCCGGTGCAGGTCCCCACGGGCGGCGCGGCGCTTCGGCGTCACGACGCCAGTGATGCCCACATGAAGGCGTACCGGGCGCGATAA
- a CDS encoding regulatory protein RecX — MDEARGGPDRRKERGPKRPRKVSPTYLENAALHYLKRYAATKSQLQRVLLRRVDRSLKFHGGERGEALAWVEALVAKLVRNGLLNDEAYAQMKANSLRASGRSTRVIAQKLRMKGVPAEVVAQKVADATNEVSEEEAARIWARKKRLGPFRTQPGTREENRKRDLAALARAGFSFGIAKKVIDSSPA, encoded by the coding sequence ATGGATGAAGCGCGGGGAGGACCCGACAGACGCAAGGAGCGCGGTCCAAAGCGGCCCCGGAAGGTGTCCCCCACCTACCTGGAGAACGCGGCGCTTCACTACCTGAAGCGTTACGCGGCGACGAAGAGCCAGTTGCAGCGCGTGCTCTTGCGCCGGGTGGACCGCTCGCTCAAGTTCCACGGCGGTGAGCGCGGCGAGGCGCTCGCCTGGGTGGAGGCGCTGGTCGCGAAGCTGGTCCGCAACGGCCTGCTCAACGACGAGGCCTACGCGCAGATGAAGGCGAACTCGCTGCGCGCCTCGGGCCGCAGCACGCGCGTGATTGCCCAGAAGCTGCGGATGAAGGGCGTCCCCGCGGAGGTCGTCGCCCAGAAGGTCGCCGACGCCACGAACGAGGTCTCCGAGGAAGAGGCCGCGCGCATCTGGGCGCGGAAGAAGCGGCTGGGGCCCTTCCGCACGCAACCCGGCACCCGGGAGGAGAATCGGAAGCGGGACCTCGCCGCGCTGGCCCGAGCGGGCTTCTCCTTCGGCATCGCGAAGAAGGTCATCGACTCGAGCCCGGCCTGA
- a CDS encoding VOC family protein: MKKPAVGSVGWMDLTVKDAESVRDFYKDVVGWSATGLDMGGYEDFVMMPPGGGDTPAGGICHARGKNADVPPGWMIYITVADLEQSLERVTAMGGKLRGTIRGSATTGRFCFIEDPSGTVCGLYQSGSD, from the coding sequence ATGAAGAAGCCGGCGGTGGGTAGCGTGGGCTGGATGGACCTCACGGTGAAGGACGCCGAGTCGGTGAGGGACTTCTACAAGGACGTGGTGGGCTGGTCCGCCACCGGCCTGGACATGGGCGGCTACGAGGACTTCGTCATGATGCCGCCGGGCGGCGGCGACACGCCCGCTGGGGGCATCTGCCACGCGCGCGGGAAGAACGCGGACGTCCCTCCCGGGTGGATGATCTACATCACCGTGGCGGACCTGGAGCAGAGCCTGGAGCGCGTCACCGCCATGGGCGGGAAGTTGCGCGGGACGATTCGCGGCTCCGCCACGACGGGCCGCTTCTGCTTCATCGAGGACCCGTCCGGCACGGTGTGCGGGCTCTACCAGTCAGGGAGCGACTGA
- a CDS encoding type IV pilus twitching motility protein PilT, with the protein MTTPRLAVLFDALLEQKGSDLHLGIGYPPLGRIRGELVPLREQPLTAPEMQALLFEICSPEQQRQIVEDLDLDFAYSYGTKARFRANYFNKMTGLAAVFRTIPSKVLSLEDLKTPEVVRKLAERRSGLVLVTGPTGSGKSTTLAAMINYINKTRPAHVLTIEDPVEFVHESMKAQVTHREVGPHASSFAAAIRSAGREDPNVILIGELRTNETMKLALQLASFGVLVFATVHTNSAPATIDRIINAFPADEQQQVRGMLAESLAGIVAQQLIKTADGKGRVAALEILVGGPAIASMIREGKVFQIASKMQAGQAQGMQTLDMHLERMVKDNVITPEAALEKAQDKENMAKVISRMKPDWQVPESLKSVG; encoded by the coding sequence ATGACGACGCCCCGTCTGGCTGTCCTGTTCGACGCGCTGCTGGAGCAGAAGGGCAGCGACCTGCACCTGGGCATTGGCTACCCGCCCCTGGGCCGCATCCGCGGCGAGCTGGTCCCCTTGCGCGAGCAGCCCCTCACCGCGCCGGAGATGCAGGCGCTGCTCTTCGAAATCTGCTCGCCGGAGCAGCAGCGGCAGATTGTCGAGGACCTGGACCTGGACTTCGCCTACAGCTACGGGACGAAGGCCCGCTTCCGCGCCAACTACTTCAACAAGATGACGGGCCTGGCCGCCGTCTTCCGCACCATCCCCAGCAAGGTGTTGTCGCTGGAGGATCTGAAGACGCCGGAGGTGGTGCGCAAGCTGGCGGAGCGCCGCAGCGGACTGGTGCTCGTCACCGGCCCCACGGGCAGCGGCAAGTCCACCACGCTGGCCGCGATGATCAACTACATCAACAAGACGCGTCCCGCGCACGTGCTCACCATCGAGGACCCGGTGGAGTTCGTGCACGAGTCCATGAAGGCGCAGGTGACGCACCGGGAAGTAGGACCGCATGCGTCCAGCTTCGCCGCGGCCATCCGCTCGGCGGGCCGCGAGGACCCCAACGTCATCCTCATTGGCGAGCTGCGCACCAACGAGACGATGAAGCTGGCGCTCCAGCTCGCGAGCTTCGGCGTGTTGGTGTTCGCCACGGTGCACACCAACAGCGCCCCGGCCACCATCGACCGCATCATCAACGCCTTCCCCGCCGACGAGCAGCAGCAGGTGCGCGGCATGCTGGCGGAGAGCCTGGCGGGCATCGTCGCGCAGCAGCTCATCAAGACGGCGGATGGCAAGGGCCGCGTGGCCGCGCTGGAAATCCTGGTGGGCGGGCCCGCCATCGCGTCCATGATTCGCGAAGGCAAGGTGTTCCAGATTGCCTCGAAGATGCAGGCGGGCCAGGCGCAGGGCATGCAGACGCTGGACATGCACCTGGAGCGGATGGTGAAGGACAACGTGATTACGCCCGAAGCCGCGCTGGAGAAGGCCCAGGACAAGGAGAACATGGCCAAGGTCATCTCGCGCATGAAGCCGGACTGGCAGGTGCCGGAGTCCTTGAAGTCGGTGGGCTAG